In the genome of Blastopirellula marina, one region contains:
- a CDS encoding EutN/CcmL family microcompartment protein, with translation MNTARVVGTATSTVRHVSMRGWKLLVVQPMQVDGVTPDGHPLVAVDAVNAGPGELVMITSDGKSTSELLNYPRTPVRWTVIGIIDE, from the coding sequence ATGAATACGGCACGCGTGGTCGGTACCGCCACTAGCACGGTCAGACATGTCTCGATGCGAGGCTGGAAGCTGTTGGTGGTTCAGCCGATGCAAGTTGACGGCGTTACGCCAGATGGTCATCCATTGGTTGCCGTAGATGCCGTAAACGCAGGACCAGGCGAATTGGTAATGATCACCAGCGACGGCAAATCGACCTCCGAACTTTTGAATTATCCCCGAACACCAGTCCGTTGGACGGTGATCGGAATTATCGACGAATAA